The following proteins are encoded in a genomic region of Pseudodesulfovibrio mercurii:
- a CDS encoding DODA-type extradiol aromatic ring-opening family dioxygenase, whose amino-acid sequence MQEPKPGRHAVIYISHGAGPLPLLGDEGHAEMVANLKVLTARIPRPSAILVISAHWEESAPTVTMGDRPPLYYDYYGFPPESYEIAYPAPGDDALSQAVRDALAARGLPCGQEPERGYDHGLFVPLKIMYPEADIPCVQLSLLKGLDPAAHLALGRALADLDRDNLLILGSGFSFHNMRAFFTPDTAETADANDAFQRWLIETCADPALTPDERGQRLVHWESAPHARYCHPREEHLLPLHVCCGAAGRPCDEHFRLTIIGKGASTFLWRPTD is encoded by the coding sequence ATGCAAGAACCCAAGCCCGGCCGCCACGCCGTCATCTACATCTCCCACGGCGCGGGCCCCCTGCCCCTGCTCGGCGACGAGGGCCACGCCGAGATGGTCGCCAACCTCAAGGTCCTGACCGCGCGCATCCCCCGGCCGTCCGCCATCCTGGTGATCAGCGCCCACTGGGAGGAATCCGCCCCCACCGTGACCATGGGCGACCGTCCGCCCCTCTACTACGACTACTACGGCTTCCCCCCGGAGTCCTACGAGATCGCCTACCCCGCCCCGGGCGACGACGCGCTGTCCCAAGCGGTCCGCGACGCCCTGGCCGCCCGCGGCCTGCCCTGCGGCCAAGAGCCGGAGCGCGGCTACGACCACGGCCTGTTCGTGCCGCTCAAGATCATGTACCCCGAGGCGGACATCCCCTGCGTGCAGCTCTCCCTGCTCAAGGGACTCGACCCGGCGGCGCACCTGGCCCTGGGCCGGGCCCTGGCCGACCTCGACCGGGACAATCTGCTCATCCTCGGCTCGGGATTCTCCTTCCACAACATGCGCGCCTTCTTCACCCCGGACACGGCCGAGACCGCCGACGCCAACGACGCGTTCCAGCGGTGGCTCATCGAGACCTGCGCCGACCCGGCCCTGACCCCGGACGAACGCGGGCAACGGCTCGTCCACTGGGAATCCGCGCCCCACGCCCGCTACTGCCACCCGCGCGAGGAGCACCTCCTGCCCCTGCACGTCTGCTGCGGCGCGGCGGGACGACCCTGCGACGAACACTTCCGCCTGACCATCATCGGCAAGGGCGCGAGCACCTTCCTCTGGCGGCCGACCGACTAG
- a CDS encoding ADP-ribosylglycohydrolase family protein — MDETLRDRAAGALMGAWIGDGLGLGPHWYYDLDELRRDYGPWIDGYTDPMPGRYHDGMKAGQLSQSGFILELTARSLVENGGYDQADFCRRMDEELFPLLNGEPANGPGGYTSQSIREAWRRRVEQGRPWGETAGHADTTEAIERTLAIAVRYALDPGSLAEAVARNAALTQSDDLVLSLTVAYGAVLAQLVRGETLDARLSDKLMHLVKKGVLPFHAVTRDGLKPPRPGDPDPPRAGRFASPDALLSPSYMARAAADPDIRIEPAWKVSLVYGMPCAIYHMLPAAYYLAARFCDDFESAVLHAVNGGGQNQVRAILTGALVGAQVGLSGIPERFIDGLEQGRALRDLALTLAQQAARPPKE; from the coding sequence ATGGACGAGACCCTGCGGGACCGCGCGGCGGGCGCGCTGATGGGCGCCTGGATCGGCGACGGCCTGGGACTGGGGCCACACTGGTACTACGACCTGGACGAACTGCGCCGCGACTACGGCCCGTGGATCGACGGCTACACCGACCCCATGCCGGGCCGCTACCACGACGGCATGAAGGCGGGCCAGCTGTCCCAGTCGGGGTTCATTCTCGAACTGACGGCCCGCTCCCTGGTCGAAAATGGCGGCTACGACCAGGCGGACTTCTGCCGCCGCATGGACGAGGAGCTCTTCCCCCTGCTCAACGGGGAACCGGCCAACGGGCCGGGCGGCTACACCAGCCAGTCCATCCGCGAGGCCTGGCGCAGGCGGGTGGAGCAGGGCCGCCCCTGGGGCGAGACCGCCGGGCACGCCGATACCACCGAGGCCATCGAGCGGACCCTGGCCATCGCCGTGCGCTACGCCCTTGATCCGGGGAGCCTGGCCGAAGCCGTGGCCCGCAACGCGGCCCTGACCCAGTCCGACGATCTGGTCCTCTCCCTGACCGTGGCCTACGGTGCTGTCCTCGCCCAGCTCGTCCGGGGCGAAACACTCGACGCGCGCCTGTCAGACAAGCTCATGCACCTGGTCAAGAAGGGCGTCCTGCCCTTCCACGCCGTGACCCGCGACGGGCTCAAGCCGCCCCGGCCCGGCGACCCGGACCCGCCGCGCGCGGGCCGCTTCGCCTCGCCCGACGCCCTGCTCTCGCCGAGCTACATGGCCAGGGCCGCGGCCGACCCGGACATCCGCATCGAACCGGCCTGGAAGGTCTCCCTGGTCTACGGCATGCCCTGCGCCATCTACCACATGCTCCCGGCGGCCTACTACCTGGCGGCCCGTTTTTGCGACGACTTCGAATCCGCCGTGCTGCACGCCGTCAACGGCGGCGGCCAGAACCAGGTCCGGGCCATCCTGACCGGGGCCCTGGTCGGGGCCCAGGTGGGGCTGTCCGGCATCCCCGAACGATTCATCGACGGCCTGGAACAGGGCCGCGCCCTGCGCGACCTGGCCCTGACCCTGGCCCAACAGGCGGCCCGGCCGCCCAAGGAATAA
- the mazG gene encoding nucleoside triphosphate pyrophosphohydrolase — protein sequence MSETKHDAPAQALRELLGVIDALIAPDGCPWDKEQTPLTLCDYLAEETFELIEGIRSGKPHEAMEELGDVMFILLFMATLYEREGSHTLADSLNYSAAKMIRRHPHVFGDKHFDNITELWDNWEKTKREENKGTDRKRVYDSLPSGLPPLLKAYRIHSKAARNGFTWPSDREVEVQLREEWDEWQEALAQGHAGNSEREFGDYLFTLVELGRRKGIKANAALDFANQKFLSRFARMEELAEMRGQTLTDLGLDEMNTLWNEVKNWERS from the coding sequence ATGAGCGAAACGAAACACGACGCCCCTGCCCAGGCCCTGCGCGAACTGCTCGGGGTCATCGACGCCCTGATCGCGCCCGACGGCTGCCCCTGGGACAAGGAACAGACCCCCCTGACCCTGTGCGACTACCTGGCCGAGGAGACCTTCGAACTGATCGAGGGCATCCGCTCGGGCAAGCCCCACGAGGCCATGGAGGAGCTGGGCGACGTCATGTTCATCCTCCTGTTCATGGCCACCCTGTACGAACGCGAGGGGTCGCATACCCTGGCCGACTCCCTGAACTACAGCGCGGCCAAGATGATCCGCCGCCACCCCCACGTCTTCGGGGACAAGCATTTCGACAACATCACCGAGCTGTGGGACAATTGGGAGAAGACCAAGCGCGAGGAGAACAAGGGCACGGACCGCAAACGGGTCTACGACTCCCTGCCCTCGGGGCTGCCGCCCCTGCTCAAGGCCTACCGCATCCACTCCAAGGCCGCGCGCAACGGGTTCACCTGGCCGTCGGATCGTGAGGTGGAGGTGCAGCTGCGGGAGGAATGGGACGAGTGGCAGGAGGCCCTGGCCCAGGGCCACGCCGGGAACTCGGAGCGCGAGTTCGGCGACTACCTCTTCACCCTGGTGGAGCTGGGACGGCGCAAGGGCATCAAGGCCAACGCGGCCCTGGACTTCGCCAACCAGAAGTTCCTGTCCCGGTTCGCCCGCATGGAGGAGCTGGCCGAGATGCGCGGCCAGACCCTGACCGACCTCGGCCTGGACGAGATGAACACCCTGTGGAACGAGGTCAAGAACTGGGAACGGTCCTAG
- a CDS encoding CvpA family protein encodes MNFLDIVLICIVALFLLRGFFRGLVQEVLSLIAVVLAIFLASRFDDVLAPHLKLYIESDITVSALSYSLIFIGTLVLVWLLTKLIRSVLEISLLGWIDRTLGGIFGLLEGVLICLVGLMFLQTFAPRSDILTESYIAPKAQHLVGKLGEYVDLPEALDSAKSALGIPGGDKAE; translated from the coding sequence ATGAATTTTCTGGATATCGTTCTCATCTGCATCGTCGCCCTCTTCCTCCTGCGCGGTTTCTTCCGCGGCCTGGTGCAAGAGGTCCTGTCGCTCATCGCCGTGGTCCTGGCCATATTCCTGGCCTCCCGGTTCGACGACGTCCTGGCCCCGCACCTCAAGCTGTACATCGAGAGCGACATCACGGTCAGCGCGCTGTCCTACTCGCTCATCTTCATCGGCACCCTGGTGCTGGTCTGGCTGCTGACCAAACTGATCCGCAGCGTGCTGGAGATATCCCTGCTCGGCTGGATCGACCGCACCCTCGGCGGAATCTTCGGCCTGCTCGAGGGCGTGCTCATCTGCCTGGTCGGGCTCATGTTCCTGCAGACCTTCGCGCCCCGCTCCGACATCCTGACCGAATCGTACATCGCGCCCAAGGCCCAGCACCTGGTCGGCAAGCTGGGCGAATACGTCGATCTGCCCGAGGCCCTGGACTCGGCCAAGAGCGCGCTGGGCATACCGGGCGGCGACAAGGCCGAGTAG
- the rfbC gene encoding dTDP-4-dehydrorhamnose 3,5-epimerase has protein sequence MQVHETEFPGLLVLVPQVFQDERGFFLESYNANHFRELGITCTFIQDNHAYSRDVGVLRGFHFQRPPQAQAKLVWVTRGAVLDVVVDLRIGSPTYGRWQHVILSAANFKRMFIPRGFGHAYVTIMPDTEFQYKVDAPYAPALEGGLAWDDPDIGMDWDAALHGQEPILSEKDRRLSGLAGFESPFTFEG, from the coding sequence ATGCAGGTTCACGAGACGGAGTTTCCCGGGCTCCTCGTCCTGGTCCCCCAGGTCTTCCAGGACGAGCGGGGCTTTTTTCTGGAAAGCTACAATGCCAATCATTTCCGGGAACTCGGCATAACCTGCACGTTCATCCAGGACAATCACGCCTATTCCAGGGACGTGGGCGTGCTGCGCGGCTTCCACTTCCAGAGGCCGCCCCAGGCCCAGGCCAAGCTCGTCTGGGTGACGCGCGGCGCGGTCCTGGACGTGGTCGTGGACCTGCGCATCGGGTCGCCCACCTACGGCCGGTGGCAGCACGTCATCCTGAGCGCCGCCAACTTCAAGCGCATGTTCATCCCCAGGGGATTCGGCCACGCCTACGTGACCATCATGCCGGACACCGAGTTCCAGTACAAGGTGGACGCGCCCTATGCGCCCGCCCTGGAGGGCGGCCTGGCCTGGGACGACCCGGACATCGGCATGGACTGGGACGCGGCCCTGCATGGGCAAGAGCCCATTCTCTCCGAAAAGGACCGGCGGCTGTCCGGACTGGCCGGGTTCGAATCACCTTTCACCTTCGAGGGTTGA
- a CDS encoding mannose-1-phosphate guanylyltransferase/mannose-6-phosphate isomerase — protein sequence MTRTEPVATRFAEDCHAIILAGGSGTRLWPLSRTLLPKQLLVLGGASTLLQQTVARVLEIFPPDHVWVVTNEEHVFEVRKQVAVLDPALKGQILAEPLSRNTLPAIMLGLDKVVEADPKALAAVFPSDHLIRNGAAWAADLVRASELAAQKRFVTFGVRPDKPETGYGYIALGDDLGGNAYSVKGFVEKPDFLTADRFLREGTHLWNSGMFLFSAKHFLTQVARCEPVLWDWWMARDETPLVRGYRDIPDISVDYGVVEKIDNITVVRAGFEWDDLGSWEAMYRLGDKDADGNVIRGDVLALNCTGCLLISEGGKLAVSGLRDTIMVQTRDATLACPMDRVQTVRDVVAALKAEGSRLVESHVTVYRPWGNYTVLEEGPQYKIKRIQVSPGARLSSQMHHHRSEHWVVVDGTAEVEVNNEPRILVENQSVDIPKASQHRLANPGKVPLDIIEIQSGPYLEEDDIVRFDDVYGRVQK from the coding sequence ATGACCCGGACCGAACCGGTCGCCACGCGGTTTGCCGAGGACTGCCACGCCATCATCCTGGCGGGCGGGTCCGGCACGAGGCTGTGGCCGCTCTCCCGGACCCTGCTGCCCAAGCAGCTCCTGGTCCTGGGCGGCGCGTCCACCCTGTTGCAGCAGACCGTGGCCCGCGTGCTCGAAATCTTTCCGCCCGACCACGTCTGGGTGGTGACCAACGAGGAGCACGTCTTCGAGGTGCGCAAGCAGGTGGCGGTCCTGGACCCGGCCCTGAAGGGGCAGATCCTGGCCGAACCCTTGAGCCGCAACACCCTTCCGGCCATCATGCTCGGCCTGGACAAGGTGGTAGAGGCCGACCCCAAGGCCCTGGCCGCGGTCTTTCCGTCCGACCACCTCATCCGCAACGGCGCGGCCTGGGCCGCGGACCTGGTGCGCGCCTCGGAACTGGCCGCGCAAAAACGGTTCGTGACCTTCGGCGTGCGGCCGGACAAACCCGAGACCGGCTACGGCTACATCGCCCTGGGCGACGACCTCGGGGGCAACGCCTACTCCGTGAAGGGGTTCGTGGAGAAGCCGGACTTCCTGACCGCCGACCGCTTCCTGCGCGAGGGCACCCACCTGTGGAACAGCGGCATGTTCCTGTTCTCGGCCAAGCATTTTCTGACCCAGGTGGCCCGCTGCGAGCCGGTCCTGTGGGACTGGTGGATGGCCCGGGACGAGACCCCGCTGGTCCGGGGGTACCGGGACATCCCCGATATCTCGGTGGACTACGGCGTGGTCGAGAAGATCGACAACATCACCGTGGTCCGGGCCGGGTTCGAGTGGGACGACCTGGGCAGCTGGGAGGCCATGTACCGGCTGGGCGACAAGGACGCGGACGGCAACGTGATCCGGGGCGACGTGCTGGCCCTGAACTGCACGGGCTGCCTGCTCATCAGCGAGGGCGGCAAGCTGGCCGTGTCTGGGCTCCGGGACACGATCATGGTCCAGACCCGCGACGCCACCCTGGCCTGTCCCATGGACCGCGTGCAGACCGTGCGCGACGTGGTCGCCGCCCTCAAGGCCGAGGGCAGCCGCCTGGTGGAGAGCCACGTCACGGTCTATCGGCCGTGGGGCAATTACACGGTGCTCGAGGAGGGGCCCCAGTACAAGATCAAGCGCATTCAGGTCAGCCCGGGCGCGCGTCTGAGTTCGCAGATGCATCACCACCGCAGCGAGCACTGGGTGGTGGTGGACGGCACGGCCGAGGTGGAGGTGAACAACGAGCCGCGCATCCTGGTGGAGAACCAGTCCGTGGACATCCCCAAGGCCTCGCAGCACCGGCTGGCCAATCCCGGCAAGGTCCCGCTGGACATCATCGAGATCCAGAGCGGGCCGTATCTGGAAGAGGACGACATCGTCCGCTTCGACGACGTCTACGGTCGGGTGCAGAAATAG